From a region of the Arachis ipaensis cultivar K30076 chromosome B09, Araip1.1, whole genome shotgun sequence genome:
- the LOC107618529 gene encoding uncharacterized protein LOC107618529, whose amino-acid sequence MEEGIAPPSRRPWGVIAGVVARRRGARVGGEEPSRSTTAEGPVAVKTVTAVVFRHRHHVVTPSSPPKALALPLLLWPPSSVACAKGERSLENKERSRVRLVPRGRGLFSRHRCCHDHRCGFKKKGNAVEVPLIWSAAAANKLEQAGFSNVACITSGLQTVKLGTFDSMGSKDLQDVEKAGLVTIQGKISTVLGTILVYAATHKNLMSMAFEHNNIY is encoded by the exons ATGGAGGAAGGAATCGCACCGCCCAGTCGCCGTCCATGGGGAGTCATCGCTGGCGTTGTCGCGAGGAGGAGAGGAGCTCGCGTCGGAGGAGAAGAGCCTTCGCGTTCTACCACCGCTGAGGGACCAGTCGCCGTTAAAACCGTCACTGCTGTTGTGTTCCGTCACCGCCACCACGTCGTGACCCCGTCGTCACCACCGAAGGCTCTAGCGCTGCCGCTACTTCTATGGCCGCCATCATCTGTTGCATGTGCGAAAGGAGAGAGGAGCCTTGAGAACAAGGAAAGGAGTCGTGTGAGGCTTGTGCCGAGAGGCAGAGGGCTGTTCAGCCGCCACCGCTGCTGCCATGATCACCGTTGCGGTTTCAAAAAAAAGGGGAATGCCGTCGAAGTACCTCTAATATG GTCTGCTGCAGCTGCAAATAAACTAGAGCAGGCCGGTTTCTCAAATGTAGCATGCATAACATCTGGCCTTCAAACTGTAAAACTAG GTACATTTGATTCTATGGGATCCAAGGACTTGCAAGATGTCGAAAAAGCTGGTTTGGTGACAATCCAAGGGAAAATCTCAACTGTATTGGGAACAATTCTTGTTT ATGCTGCTACTCATAAGAATCTGATGAGCATGGCCTTTGAGCATAACAACATTTATTGA
- the LOC107615469 gene encoding fatty acyl-CoA reductase 3-like, with the protein MEEQIPADMVVNAILADMVGHVSNNKACDEMIYHVGSSMANPVKYHDLRDYGFRYFNAKPCLDKEGNAIRVGKFMVLESMASFQRYLFIRYLVPLKGLELVNVAFCHYFEGTYLDINKKISIVKHLVQLYRPYLFFIGIFDDINREKLHMAAKQGSTLLRDVHIGIPNSGGKLRWRSSLTIKAEVKFVNAEQAKELVTVAGYTVLDVRDKIQFERAHIKSCYHVPLFVENQDNDPSKD; encoded by the exons ATGGAGGAGCAGATACCAGCAGATATGGTAGTGAATGCAATCCTTGCAGATATGGTGGGTCATGTGAGCAATAATAAAGCATGTGATGAGATGATATATCATGTAGGGTCGTCGATGGCAAATCCAGTGAAATACCATGATCTGCGTGACTATGGATTCAGATATTTCAACGCAAAACCATGCTTAGACAAGGAGGGAAATGCCATAAGAGTTGGCAAGTTTATGGTATTGGAGAGCATGGCTAGCTTCCAGAGATACTTGTTCATTCGCTACTTGGTTCCATTAAAGGGGTTAGAGCTAGTGAACGTAGCATTTTGCCACTACTTTGAGGGAACCTATTTAGATATCAACAAGAAGATCTCTATTGTTAAGCATTTGGTTCAACTTTACAGGCCCTACTTGTTCTTCATTGGCAT ATTTGATGACATCAACAGAGAGAAATTGCACATGGCAGCCAAGCAAG GTTCAACTTTACTCAGGGATGTACACATTGGGATTCCAAACAGTGGAG GGAAACTACGCTGGAGGAGCAGTCTTACAATAAAAGCAGAAGTGAAGTTTGTTAATGCTGAACAAGCAAAGGAGCTTGTAACAGTTGCTGGATATACTGTTTTAGATGTACGCGACAAAATTCAGTTTGAGAGAGCTCACATAAAATCCTGCTATCATGTGCCTCTCTTTGTTGAAAATCAAGACAATGATCCTAGTAAGGACTAA